The following are encoded in a window of Gramella sp. MT6 genomic DNA:
- a CDS encoding DUF1853 family protein, protein MKDQNILDQFKGFLNTRDIFLSNDGTIKSFKFPEINITDSLLNDLNDLDHPRNSVLGKRMESFFEIAIRNSSKYELIASNIQIINEKRTIGELDFLVFDNERLKPLHIELVYKLYVYDPELSPEKNKWIGPNRRDSFSEKLQKLNSRQFPLLYSQEALSYLDDLNLNSVEIEQQLCFKAQLYLPRNSEYHQSGLINPDCLTGNWLTLEDFKNSGWKQNLFFSPGKRNWSCDPSINSEWYSYDDLLDSIQQLFEKKKALLVWMKTENSIHRFFIVWW, encoded by the coding sequence TTGAAAGATCAAAATATTCTTGACCAGTTCAAAGGTTTTCTCAACACCAGGGATATTTTCCTTTCCAATGATGGAACAATAAAATCCTTTAAATTTCCTGAGATCAATATTACAGATTCACTATTGAATGATCTTAATGATCTAGATCATCCCCGAAATTCAGTTCTGGGAAAACGAATGGAAAGTTTCTTTGAGATAGCCATTAGGAATAGCAGCAAGTATGAATTGATCGCTTCGAATATCCAGATCATAAACGAAAAAAGAACAATTGGCGAATTGGATTTCCTGGTTTTTGATAATGAAAGATTAAAGCCTTTGCATATTGAGCTGGTCTATAAACTTTATGTTTATGATCCGGAACTTTCTCCTGAAAAAAATAAATGGATCGGCCCGAATAGAAGAGATAGTTTTTCTGAAAAATTGCAAAAATTAAATTCAAGGCAGTTTCCCTTGCTCTATAGCCAGGAAGCGCTTTCTTATCTTGATGATTTGAATTTAAATTCTGTTGAAATAGAACAGCAGCTTTGCTTTAAAGCCCAGCTTTACCTACCTAGAAATTCAGAATATCACCAATCTGGCCTCATAAATCCCGATTGTTTAACCGGAAACTGGTTAACCTTAGAAGATTTCAAAAATTCGGGGTGGAAACAAAATTTGTTTTTTAGCCCAGGAAAAAGAAACTGGAGCTGTGATCCTTCAATTAATTCTGAATGGTACAGCTATGATGATTTACTTGATAGTATTCAGCAATTATTTGAAAAAAAGAAAGCTCTCTTGGTTTGGATGAAAACAGAAAATTCAATTCACAGATTTTTTATAGTTTGGTGGTAA
- a CDS encoding GyrI-like domain-containing protein has translation MKDPEIVEMEPKKLVGISLHTSLADDKTALLWKRFMKYKKNITNAKSDDLFSVQVYDEGFMSGQFNSQSVYEKWAALEVEDYSDLQENMKGLKLPGGLYAVFTHEGTSKEFAETAKFIFDEWIPASEYTLDNRPHFEVLGEEYKGPENPDSKEKIWIPIKK, from the coding sequence ATGAAAGATCCTGAAATAGTAGAAATGGAACCGAAAAAGCTGGTAGGCATTAGCCTTCACACCAGTCTGGCAGATGACAAAACAGCTCTTCTCTGGAAAAGGTTCATGAAGTACAAAAAGAACATCACTAACGCTAAAAGCGATGATCTCTTTTCTGTTCAGGTGTATGATGAAGGATTCATGTCTGGACAATTCAATTCTCAATCGGTCTATGAAAAATGGGCTGCTCTTGAGGTAGAAGATTATTCAGATCTTCAGGAAAATATGAAGGGACTAAAACTTCCCGGTGGATTATATGCCGTTTTCACCCATGAAGGGACCTCCAAGGAATTTGCTGAAACGGCGAAATTCATATTCGACGAATGGATACCAGCTTCTGAATATACCCTGGACAACAGACCACATTTTGAAGTTCTGGGCGAAGAATACAAAGGTCCTGAAAATCCTGATTCAAAAGAAAAGATCTGGATTCCCATCAAAAAATGA
- a CDS encoding DPP IV N-terminal domain-containing protein, which produces MKKSLLLFFLTALISLTAVSQSGKDQVTSEDYERAVQFLSENTDALVYRKHVSPTWLDSENFWYQVSTVNGEEYVLVNVRNGEKQTASSLDKLLSNTKLQKKSDEKLYTSSEMVSPNGKKVAYIKDWNLWMRNLETGKETQLTRNGIENYGYATDNAGWKKSDKAILLWSPDSKKIATYRQDQRHVSDMYLVTTNIGAPKLQKWKYPLPEDEKAIQIERVIVDTENQEVINLKMEPDPRRGTLCDNISCSGSYDDNEWSEDSSRLYFVSTSRDHKSAKLRMADATTGEVKDIFEEKVDTQYESGRGEINWRYLDDSNEIIWYSERDDYGHLYLYDAETGKLKNQITSGDFVVTKLSYVDEEENEIYFLANGKNKEENPYFSYLYKIDLSGKNLKSLTPETGTHSINWSPDHQYFVDNYSTPTQPNIAVLRKSNGKIIKELEKEDIQALIENGWKAPEEFSVKSANGEWDLYGLMFTPTHLDKTKKYPIVNYIYPGPQGGSIRGWSFKASRRDHQALAELGFIVIVLEGTCNPGREKSFHDACYGSLSENTLPDQISGIKQLAEKYAYLDTTEIGVWGHSGGGSATVAAMFKYPDFYKVGIAESGNHDNRNYEDDWGERYIGLMGKDPDSTSAYIYDANAQYADNLEGELMLIHGAMDDNVPPYHTYLVVDALIKANKDFDLIILPHARHSYGDDFYYIMRRRWDYFVEKLRGATPPENFKINLKK; this is translated from the coding sequence ATGAAAAAGTCCCTACTATTATTTTTCCTGACTGCTCTTATAAGTCTTACCGCTGTTTCACAATCAGGAAAAGATCAGGTAACCAGTGAAGATTACGAAAGGGCTGTACAGTTTCTTAGTGAGAATACAGATGCCCTGGTCTATAGAAAGCACGTTAGTCCCACCTGGCTGGATAGTGAGAACTTCTGGTACCAGGTTTCTACCGTGAATGGAGAAGAATATGTACTGGTTAATGTCAGGAATGGTGAAAAACAAACTGCCTCATCATTAGATAAATTACTGAGCAATACTAAACTTCAGAAAAAGTCGGATGAAAAATTATATACTAGTTCAGAAATGGTTTCGCCCAATGGTAAGAAAGTGGCTTATATTAAAGACTGGAATCTATGGATGAGAAATCTTGAAACAGGCAAGGAAACCCAGCTTACCAGAAATGGAATAGAGAATTACGGTTATGCCACCGATAATGCCGGATGGAAAAAAAGTGATAAGGCAATTCTGTTATGGTCACCAGATTCTAAAAAAATTGCTACCTACCGCCAGGATCAAAGACATGTGAGCGATATGTATCTAGTCACTACAAATATTGGCGCGCCTAAATTGCAAAAATGGAAATATCCCCTTCCGGAAGATGAAAAAGCGATACAAATAGAAAGGGTAATCGTTGATACAGAGAATCAGGAGGTCATTAACCTAAAGATGGAACCTGATCCACGCAGAGGAACGCTTTGCGATAATATTAGCTGTTCCGGAAGCTACGATGATAATGAATGGAGTGAGGATTCCTCGAGATTGTATTTTGTATCTACTTCCAGAGATCATAAATCGGCAAAACTCAGAATGGCAGATGCCACTACCGGTGAAGTAAAGGACATTTTTGAAGAAAAAGTAGATACACAATATGAATCTGGTCGCGGGGAGATCAACTGGCGTTATCTGGATGATTCGAATGAGATCATCTGGTATTCAGAAAGAGATGATTATGGCCATCTGTATCTGTATGATGCTGAAACTGGCAAATTGAAAAACCAGATCACTAGTGGTGATTTTGTAGTCACCAAATTATCTTATGTGGATGAAGAAGAAAACGAGATATATTTTTTAGCAAATGGAAAGAACAAGGAGGAGAACCCATATTTCAGTTATCTCTATAAAATAGATCTTTCAGGAAAGAACTTAAAAAGTCTGACTCCTGAAACCGGAACCCATTCTATCAATTGGTCTCCAGATCATCAATATTTTGTGGATAATTACTCCACTCCTACTCAACCAAATATTGCGGTTCTAAGGAAAAGCAATGGAAAGATCATTAAAGAACTCGAGAAAGAAGATATTCAGGCATTAATAGAAAATGGCTGGAAGGCCCCAGAAGAATTTTCTGTAAAATCTGCGAATGGGGAATGGGATCTTTACGGACTCATGTTTACTCCTACACACCTTGATAAAACTAAAAAGTATCCGATAGTAAATTATATCTACCCTGGACCACAAGGAGGAAGTATTCGTGGCTGGTCATTTAAGGCCTCCAGAAGGGACCATCAGGCCCTGGCAGAGCTCGGTTTTATAGTCATCGTTTTGGAAGGAACCTGTAACCCAGGTAGAGAGAAATCTTTCCACGATGCCTGTTATGGAAGTCTTTCAGAAAATACTTTGCCAGACCAGATAAGTGGAATAAAACAACTTGCTGAGAAATATGCCTATTTAGATACCACGGAAATTGGTGTTTGGGGTCATTCCGGTGGAGGTTCCGCCACGGTAGCTGCCATGTTTAAATATCCCGATTTTTATAAGGTCGGTATTGCCGAATCTGGTAACCACGATAATAGAAATTATGAAGATGACTGGGGAGAAAGGTATATTGGACTTATGGGAAAAGATCCAGACAGCACTTCTGCTTATATTTATGATGCTAACGCACAATATGCTGATAATTTAGAAGGTGAATTAATGCTGATTCATGGAGCGATGGATGATAACGTACCACCTTATCACACTTACCTGGTGGTGGATGCACTTATTAAAGCCAATAAGGATTTTGACCTTATCATTCTGCCACATGCACGACATAGTTATGGTGATGATTTCTATTATATTATGCGAAGAAGATGGGACTATTTTGTAGAGAAACTAAGAGGTGCTACTCCTCCTGAAAACTTCAAAATAAACCTGAAAAAATAA
- a CDS encoding DUF3616 domain-containing protein yields the protein MKPSQKKVAHKCLLKFEEGFSNMEDLRTEISSSLATDNNLWLSYDEDAGIERLTRTENGYGYHKHYDLFDFFDLPSSNGEADMEALAYQEPYLWFCGSMSLKRNSPSSDESLDKQLMQLSEIAIDENRFSLGCIPCINKNGTYELLKESDYKGRKIRPLMLRGGTKSTELHNALMTDEHLEKFMRIPCKDNGFDIEGLAVFENRIFIGLRGPVLNGYAVILEIGCKEFDGELLLSKKPDEEKLYRKHFLDLNGMGIRELNITKTGDLYLLAGPTMDLDGTISIYKIKGGLPDEKGSVIHDPERLFDVARGAELEHGADKAEGMAFLPDGKLLITYDTPIKERLEGNTGVWMDCYDLD from the coding sequence ATGAAGCCAAGTCAGAAAAAAGTAGCCCATAAATGCCTTCTAAAATTTGAGGAAGGTTTTTCAAATATGGAAGATCTAAGGACTGAGATTTCCAGTAGTCTTGCTACAGATAACAATCTTTGGTTAAGCTATGATGAAGATGCCGGAATTGAACGCCTCACCAGAACAGAAAATGGTTATGGTTATCATAAGCATTATGACCTTTTTGATTTTTTTGACCTTCCCTCTAGCAATGGGGAAGCAGACATGGAAGCACTCGCCTATCAGGAACCATATCTTTGGTTCTGCGGAAGTATGAGTCTCAAAAGAAATTCGCCATCGTCAGACGAATCCCTGGATAAACAACTTATGCAATTAAGTGAGATCGCCATAGATGAGAACAGGTTCAGTCTTGGATGCATACCCTGTATTAATAAGAATGGTACTTATGAATTACTGAAAGAATCCGATTATAAAGGCAGGAAGATAAGGCCGCTAATGCTTAGGGGCGGCACAAAGAGCACCGAATTGCATAATGCACTTATGACAGATGAACATCTCGAAAAGTTTATGAGAATCCCTTGTAAAGATAATGGCTTCGACATTGAAGGCCTGGCAGTTTTTGAAAATAGGATCTTTATAGGTCTAAGAGGTCCAGTATTGAATGGATATGCCGTGATCCTTGAAATAGGCTGTAAGGAATTTGACGGGGAACTCCTTCTTTCAAAGAAACCTGATGAGGAAAAGCTATATCGAAAGCATTTTCTGGATCTCAATGGAATGGGGATAAGAGAACTCAATATTACCAAAACTGGAGATCTTTACCTTTTGGCTGGCCCTACTATGGATCTTGATGGGACCATTAGTATTTATAAGATCAAGGGCGGTCTGCCAGATGAAAAAGGAAGCGTGATCCATGATCCCGAAAGATTGTTTGATGTTGCCAGGGGTGCTGAGCTAGAACATGGAGCAGATAAAGCGGAAGGAATGGCTTTTCTACCAGATGGCAAACTACTAATTACATACGACACGCCGATTAAAGAAAGATTAGAAGGAAATACCGGAGTATGGATGGATTGTTACGATCTTGACTGA
- a CDS encoding OsmC family protein, with protein MKTNSIVKQRQLPLIENYVESPEKAWITDVAFVEGKNLDKPFHTEVKINEELQTSVGIGVHRALGGYHDLPNPGDMLCATLASCFESTLRMIAERIGVKLTYTFVKAEAHVDVRGTLMMDKTVPVAFQSMDLTIKVKTDNDDNKLPILLKATENSCVIFQTLRLAIPIRIKNEQEMAHAVEL; from the coding sequence ATGAAAACAAATTCGATAGTAAAACAAAGACAATTACCCCTAATTGAAAATTATGTAGAATCTCCTGAAAAAGCCTGGATCACAGATGTAGCTTTTGTTGAAGGAAAAAACCTTGACAAACCTTTTCATACGGAAGTAAAGATTAATGAAGAATTACAAACATCTGTTGGTATTGGGGTTCACCGGGCCCTAGGTGGTTACCACGATCTTCCCAATCCCGGGGATATGTTATGTGCTACCCTGGCTTCCTGTTTTGAAAGTACTCTTAGAATGATCGCAGAAAGAATTGGCGTAAAACTAACCTATACCTTCGTCAAGGCCGAGGCTCATGTAGATGTAAGGGGAACTTTGATGATGGACAAAACGGTGCCGGTTGCCTTCCAGTCTATGGACCTAACCATAAAAGTCAAAACTGACAATGATGATAATAAATTACCGATTTTGCTAAAAGCAACTGAGAATAGTTGCGTCATCTTTCAGACTTTGAGATTAGCTATCCCAATTAGGATAAAGAATGAACAAGAGATGGCTCATGCCGTGGAATTATAA